The DNA segment AGAATTTAAGGgtagaaaataaaataccacAAAGTTACTTAAGTGTGTTGTTTACATattcacattacttttttttacaggTATCCAAACCACTCATGGAAAAGAAACGAAGAGCTCGTATAAACAAGTGTCTGGACCAGTTAAAATCTCTTCTGGAGAGCTATTACAGCAGTAATGTAAGTATGCAATTTCACTTTTACTTCGGACCATTTACTGCAACCAATTCTtcagtaataaaaataatcatgacAAAAGAATTGCTGTAATGTATTATCTTCTCGGTTTTCTTAGATTCGTAAACGCAAACTGGAAAAGGCCGACATCTTGGAGCTAACTGTGAAACACCTAAGAAACCTCCAAAAGATCCAGAGCTGTAAGTTATGACCTTACAGTAGACCAAGCtatcaaatattcaaatactgATAAAGATTTCATGGATATCATCTTTACGCACAAcgtcctgctgtgtttctaaCCTTAAGATGTCTTTCCATTGCTTCCAGGCACCTCCGCTGCTTCAGACTTCTCTGATTTTCAAACCGGTTTCCGCAGTTGCCTGGCACACGTCAACCAGTATTTGCTGATGGCAGACAACTTGAACGGGAGCGACCGCTGGATGTTATCGCAGCTCTCCAGGAAACTCTGCAGTTCTCGGGGAGGACAGGAAGtgttcagcaccatggacagaggCCTGGGCCAAGCAGAGACACAGGATGAGGTGCTGAGACTTCTTCCATCTGCAGCTGGACCTGAGGAGAGAAAAATGGCCAAATCTAAAGCTCTGAAATCCCAAAGTTCAAACACGTCTCCTTATTTAGCGGGTGAGGACGCAAATCAGTCAGTCCTTGTTGCGGCGCCCTCACAAAACAAAAGTTCCAGTAACAAAAGGTGTCACACTGTTAGTCACAGGCATGAAGCTGCAAACACTCAGCACAGTGTCTGGCGACCTTGGTAAAACTGTAGATATGATAAATTACAGCTTGATGGAATGTTTATATTTGTACTGTATAGATTACCACAATATGCTATTATAGGTTataatgtatgttttattttcttaataaaATTGACTAAAGAAAGAAcatgtcttctttttttaaacctcgCACGCACGTGAAAAGGAGTCATTTAATACAACATGACAGATTTATAGCAAGTAAAGTCTGATctataataatgatgataatgataataataggcCTAATAAATTCTAGAgtcaaatgttatttttttacgTCATATATGTTAAAAAGAGAAATGGTGTGTGAACACATGATGGTTTGTGGGTACTACAGAGGCCTAAGAGGCTAAAATGATTTCGTTCTGAAGCTGTGAAACTGAAAGAAAACGACATAAGCGGCCCTTTGAGCCTCAAACAACTAggtgcatttttcttttctgcatATGGGCAAACTAGATGTGTCAAACTTTTGATGAATTCACAAGGCCCATATAAACATTGAGCTTGTTTTCAAACTTCATTTGTCCGTTTTGCAATGACATAGAATCCACAAAAAGGGTAATAATAAGGGTTAAAGTCATATACTTAAGTAACCCTTAATTAATGGAAGTCTCATGGTGATTTAATACATTAATTAAAGCAGGACATATGAATTCATATTGCTCACTATTAATAAATGACAGTCACCATAAGTCCACTTAAAGTTGATTTCAGACCTATGAATTTGCTCAGGCTCTCTGAAAGCAGAACAGTAGGCCCACTTATTCTCATAGAAATATTAAGCTTTTTTCCCCCAGCCCGTTCTCCTCTAATTTGTGAACTCGCACCTGCTACATGATTTTGGCTTTATTGCATCAGTATCTAACTTGCTACACTCCACttctttcaaaaacaacaaatataatagtaataaaaaaataaattcattcaCACTCTTTTATTGCTTAAGGGACTGCCCAAGTATCCATGCTTTCTGGATAGAGGTTTCGGGATATCATTTCACATGTCATAGGTGTTAAGGTGTCTGTATGCCCCAAATTGCGTGTccttggaaataaaaaaaataaagtgtaaataaaacaaagcagaTAAGAAAATGACACTACTGCTTATACAAGCAGAACACACCATAGCCAGATTCTGGAAATCTACTGTCAGACCATATTTACAAGCCTGGTCTGCCGACTGTCACACCCTGTTGCCCTTGAAAAGCTTACTTTTATGATTAAGGGTAAATATTCTATTTTTGATAAGATATGGGGAAGTTGTATGACATTTCTAGAAGGGGAGAAGACAACGGAAGTCTATGCAACATAATTGTGTGCATTCTTTCCTTCAGACTGTCGATATGGTAGCATTTctgatcatttattttgaacCTTGAAAAAGTAGCCTACTCATTGCATTTCCCTGTAGTAGCAGTTATTAAGTTATTAAGATGATGCCTTACTGTGAATGTTCTACTTCGTACCttacttgttttttgttgtttgtgatgTAATATTTGAAGTAGGTTATATTAAAAATCCAATAAACacacttgtttaaaaaaataattcattgtTGATAAagtttaattacaaaaaaaataaaaattctcaTCATCTACTttgaccaaaagaaaaaaaatagaaaaaaaatgaaaacacctgtgGAGCTGGCAGATAAAACAGATGGTGGAGAGTGGGGTCTGACTGTCATTTCCTCCATTCTTCTCTGGTTTCACGCATAAGTACCGAAACAGTGGCGGGCAAATCTGACGCTTGTCGGACAGCACAACAATTTTCTGCTACAGGCTGCTAATTACACGCCATGCTGTTTTCTCTGTCCCCTCTGAACTTATATCTCTCTCTGTTCAGATGTTTCAAGCTCCTCTGATATATGCTTTAAAACAGCTGTAGGCCCACATAAACTCACTCTTATGTTCCTTAGGCTGCAACCTGGAGTGCCAGACCCAGGTCATTGAATTAACCTAATAGACCTAATCATTcatctgagagagaaaaaaaaatgtcatagcctATCCACATGCAGCACCCACAATTTGTTGCACCGCACAGATTGTAATATGGTGTTGGGCTATGAGCCATGCGCAAGACACAAACCTGTCTATCAGGCAGCTCTTTTCAAGTGCCCTATAGTTTTCTTCCGCTGCTTTGGCGGGGATGCCATAAACTGTCTCTCCATTCTTAAAGAGCAGCGTTGGAGAGGATGGCACCTTACAGCGAGGAGAATCGCTGCAACGCCCACAGCCCTTTCACATGGCACATGCTGAAAGGACATGCTGCCAGTGAAAGACGGGTGCTCCTGTGCAGtggtaaaagacaaaaaaccaCTCGCTGCCTGGTTCAAGTTTTATTCTACCCGCAAAATAACGACTAAACTCCCAGCTCCAGCCCCCCTTATGCCAAGTATTAGTTATTCCAGCTCTTTGTTCGGTCTGATCGGCTCATGAACCCCGTCTGTAAATCTTCTTAATACTCTCTTCCCACAAAGTCAAAGCTACTCTTTTGATAACACCAACAGAGGCCCACGGCACaagaaaagtttgttttatCCAAGAAAGGAAATGCCACGTGACTTCCACACTGAATGCCCTTAAACTTTTTCTAAGAATTTCTATGAACTCTTCTCAGCATTGTTTAAGTAACCTAGTTTGGTTTGCCACAATAATAGGGACGCATATTAGAGCTGAGAAGCGAGGGGAGGGAGATAATAAGTTATTAGCATTAGACTGGGCCCAGTCAGGCGCTCTTAAGAGAGTGGATGAAGTGCGCTGCAGACCTCTGTGTTCCCTGctcattttgctgctgagtgGCACAACTGCAGAGTATTCTCTTATACAGTGAAATCACTTGATGACTTGTGCGATTAAAACATACAGTAGGCTGTGTGACTCACCCAAAGAGTCGTAAATAAGCGTGAACCTTATACAATATGGCTCCAGGCTGTTTCTGCGTAGACCTACAGCACACCGTGGAATTACCCTTGGGCTCAGACAAAGAGCCGTGTCCATGCTCACTGTTGCAGGCAACTTTGGACAACAGACAGAGCCGGCCTCCTCACAGAGCTCTGGGGAGGGGCTGCAGTGCACAATCATCTAATGAGAGACACCTGCATCCGTGCTCTTCCTTTAACTGAACACAGTGCAACACAGACATCCAGTGAAAAAATAAACTTGGGAGAAATGGTCAGTATAAGAGTACAAAAAGAGCTTGGTGGTCCGTTACAGCTACAGAAGAATAACTCTTGCAATACCGTACACagcaaattaaagaaaaacaagtgtttatttatttttacgcAAAACTTGAACCctttttgttaaaatgtcatttattttcaaacagaACAACGTTAGCATTACGGTGACCAATAAACGGTGTTGGAAATGCCGACCGGATGAAAACAATCTTTCCACAtagcagaggatggtttcgatccatcgacctctgggttatgggcccagcacgcttccgctgcgccactctgctTCCGATAAACCTTTCATCACATCTGTATATAATTGGCTGCGTCCAAAAAGCAGTCACTCATTTTCTGTTCCGTTTTCACTACATAGGGAGCTTTATGCATAGatatcatatacagtatataggcCTACCTCGTTGACGGCTTCGGCCCATTTCAGCGATGCCtcaacgtcgccgccatctTGGGGAGGACACTGCCAGCTGGCTAGTACTGTTGTGTATGGAGATAAGTCTTCAGCAAACTTGGCGTGCTCACTCAAGAGTCTCAAAGTGTAATTGGGTGCCGGTCcaaaaaattacagcaaaacaacaaaccCGACAGCACTCACTAATAAGTAGGCTAGCTATAATAGCCTACTTTGGATTGCACAGCAGCAGTGGAACGGAGAGTTTCAGCTCATAGCCGTCCTCAGCGTTAGggaatggccactttagaatgaaaataggCCTACAGACAGTAGGCCCacttactcaccctcatgccgaagtccagtgtagttttttaatccacaaaactcgttcgggtatcggaggataataCACGTCATCGCTGTCGCTCAATTAAAAACCGTCATATCAACGTCGGCTGTCAACCATCCATAACAAATAGCCTACTGTCATGCCTAcatgtgataaaaacatgaaaatataggAGCTTATTCTTCCTAAATTAATAAAGAACAATACAGAAGTAGTCTTTGGctatttgtgttgtgttgggAGATATGCTGCTCTGCTCACATTTAACATTACATTGATTACATTACACTGGCAGGCAGACAATGGGAGAGAAAGCAGCAACCTCTCCTACTAATGCAGTCATTTTCTGTTTAACGTTTGTTGTGCTGAAGTTAATTTTACCGGTCAGATATGTCATTACTTATGAATTTAATGTAGGGGCCTATAACGTTATGCGTGATCTCCACTCGCCACTAGACTAattccataggcttgtgctaataacattagcatgttacatttgtttggaaagCATGTTTAGTATATGACaattgttttgtcggtgaaacTATGAGTTGTggtggagccgaattttgtaactttacctttgttaaaggttgctgttgtccctggcttcatatgagaagaggaaaagtttgctagctgctaggctaatttatacaatgtaaaatgccataggcttgtgctaaaaacattagcatatttgtgggggaaatgtgtccagtaaaagacaagtgtttgtctgtgaatgctgcaagttatagtgaagctgatttgtgtatttgtgtttgagattgtctctattaagtcatgtttatttttttggaatgtgttttaaatcatcTTAACTTTACAAcatttcacagaaaccctgct comes from the Epinephelus lanceolatus isolate andai-2023 chromosome 8, ASM4190304v1, whole genome shotgun sequence genome and includes:
- the her3 gene encoding hairy-related 3, with protein sequence MVATTDCAEKSKPIAGNKVSKPLMEKKRRARINKCLDQLKSLLESYYSSNIRKRKLEKADILELTVKHLRNLQKIQSCTSAASDFSDFQTGFRSCLAHVNQYLLMADNLNGSDRWMLSQLSRKLCSSRGGQEVFSTMDRGLGQAETQDEVLRLLPSAAGPEERKMAKSKALKSQSSNTSPYLAGEDANQSVLVAAPSQNKSSSNKRCHTVSHRHEAANTQHSVWRPW